In one Gossypium hirsutum isolate 1008001.06 chromosome D09, Gossypium_hirsutum_v2.1, whole genome shotgun sequence genomic region, the following are encoded:
- the LOC121220746 gene encoding uncharacterized protein yields the protein MAPYEALYGYRCRTPTCWIELGERRVLGTELVSDTEEKVKLIRDWLKEVSDRQKSYANLKRREIEYSMGDYVFLKVFPWKKILRFGRKVPVEEIEVRPDLTFEEEPMQILDREVKVLRKKSIPLVKVL from the exons atggcaccgtacgaggcgTTATATGGTTACCGGTGTCGTACTCCTACCTGTTGGATTGAGCTAGGTGAGCGGCGAGTTTTGGGGACAGAGTTAGTTTCTGATACCGAAGAGAAGGTAAAACTGATTCGAGATTGGTTGAAGGAAGTATccgataggcaaaagtcttatgcgaATCTTAAACGccgagagattgagtattctatgggggaTTACGTTTTTCTCAAGGTTTTCCCATGGAAAAAGATACTGAggtttggtcggaaag TACcagttgaggagatcgaggttaggccagatctaacCTTCGAAGAGGAGCCAATGCAGATATTGGACCGTGAGGTTAAAGTACTAAGGAAGAAATCTATTCCTTTAGTCAAGGTGCTTTAG